The Rhodospirillales bacterium genome has a window encoding:
- the purL gene encoding phosphoribosylformylglycinamidine synthase subunit PurL, which translates to MITPDIVAEHGLTADEYARILEIVGREPNITELGIFSAMWNEHCSYKSSRLWLKALPTEAPWVICGPGENAGVVDIGDGQAAVFKMESHNHPSFIEPYQGAATGVGGIMRDVFTMGARPIANLNMLRFGEPDHPRTRYLVAGAVGGIGAYGNCMGVPTVGGETTFHRSCNGNNLVNAMCVGLAPADRIFHAAAGTVGAPVIYVGSKTGRDGIHGASMASAAFSGDSGEKRPTVQVGDPFTEKLLLEACLELMTTDSIVGIQDMGAAGLTCSSVEMADKGNAGMDLDLDAVPRREEGMTACELMLSESQERMLMVIRPEAEDRARAIFGKWELDFAVVGHITDTGRLIVRKDGAIEADLPVKPLSDEAPIHNRPWTETPPRPVLSPDDIPPPLPTEEALLALVGAPDLCSRRWIWEQYDHLVMGRTVERPGGDAAVVALPGATGKGLAVTTDCTPRYCEADPVAGGRQAVAEAFRNLTATGARPLAATDCLNFGNPERSDVMGSFVGAIRGLGEACRALAMPIVSGNVSFYNETDGKAVQPTPAIGAIGLIDDLDRMARIGFGGANQAIVLIGETAGHLGSSLYLRELADREDGAPPPVDLETERRNGDFVRGLISGGDVTTCHDVSDGGLLVALTEMALASGIGLDANSPDGAPAAHAFWFGEDQARYLIAVDGDGSDIVKKAGQAGISAVILGVTGGRTLTVDAGPPISLATIRDRHEGWLPAYMAGGS; encoded by the coding sequence ATGATCACGCCGGACATCGTCGCCGAACACGGCCTGACGGCAGACGAATACGCCAGGATTCTGGAGATCGTCGGGCGCGAGCCGAACATCACCGAACTCGGCATCTTTTCGGCCATGTGGAACGAACATTGTTCCTACAAGTCGAGCCGGCTCTGGCTGAAGGCGCTGCCGACCGAAGCCCCCTGGGTGATCTGCGGGCCCGGCGAGAACGCCGGCGTGGTCGATATCGGCGACGGTCAGGCCGCCGTCTTCAAGATGGAGAGCCACAACCACCCGAGCTTCATCGAGCCGTACCAGGGAGCCGCGACCGGCGTCGGCGGCATCATGCGCGACGTCTTCACCATGGGCGCGCGCCCCATCGCCAACCTGAACATGCTGCGCTTCGGCGAACCCGACCACCCCCGGACCCGCTATCTGGTGGCCGGCGCGGTCGGCGGTATCGGCGCTTACGGCAATTGCATGGGCGTGCCGACCGTGGGCGGTGAGACAACCTTCCACCGCAGTTGCAACGGCAACAACCTGGTCAACGCCATGTGTGTCGGCCTCGCCCCCGCCGACCGCATCTTCCATGCCGCCGCCGGCACGGTCGGCGCACCGGTGATCTATGTCGGCTCGAAAACCGGGCGCGACGGCATCCACGGTGCCAGCATGGCCTCGGCCGCGTTCAGCGGGGACAGCGGGGAGAAGCGGCCCACGGTGCAGGTCGGCGATCCCTTCACCGAAAAACTGCTGCTCGAAGCCTGCCTGGAGCTGATGACGACGGATTCGATCGTCGGCATCCAGGACATGGGGGCCGCAGGCCTCACCTGCTCGTCGGTCGAAATGGCCGACAAGGGCAATGCCGGCATGGACCTCGACCTCGATGCCGTGCCCCGGCGCGAAGAGGGCATGACGGCCTGTGAACTGATGCTGAGCGAAAGCCAGGAACGTATGCTCATGGTGATCAGGCCCGAGGCGGAGGACCGCGCCCGTGCGATCTTCGGGAAATGGGAGCTCGATTTCGCGGTCGTCGGCCATATCACCGACACCGGCCGCCTGATCGTGCGCAAGGACGGCGCGATCGAGGCCGACCTTCCGGTCAAACCCCTGAGCGACGAGGCACCGATCCACAACCGGCCATGGACGGAGACGCCGCCGCGCCCGGTGCTGTCACCCGACGACATCCCGCCCCCGCTTCCCACCGAAGAGGCCCTGCTTGCGCTGGTCGGCGCGCCCGACCTCTGCTCGCGCCGCTGGATCTGGGAGCAATACGACCATCTGGTCATGGGCCGCACCGTGGAGCGCCCCGGCGGCGATGCCGCCGTTGTCGCGCTGCCGGGCGCGACCGGCAAGGGCCTTGCCGTCACGACCGACTGCACACCGCGCTACTGCGAAGCCGATCCGGTCGCGGGCGGCAGACAGGCCGTGGCCGAGGCCTTCCGCAATCTCACGGCGACCGGTGCCCGCCCCCTGGCGGCGACCGACTGCCTGAACTTCGGCAATCCCGAACGGTCCGACGTGATGGGAAGCTTCGTGGGCGCCATCAGGGGCCTGGGCGAGGCCTGCCGCGCGCTGGCGATGCCGATCGTCTCGGGCAACGTCTCGTTCTACAACGAAACCGACGGCAAGGCCGTGCAGCCGACGCCGGCAATCGGCGCAATCGGCCTGATCGACGATCTCGACCGCATGGCCCGCATCGGCTTCGGCGGCGCGAACCAGGCCATCGTCCTGATCGGCGAAACCGCGGGCCATCTGGGTTCCAGCCTTTACCTGCGCGAGCTCGCCGACCGCGAGGACGGCGCGCCGCCCCCGGTCGACCTCGAAACCGAACGCCGCAACGGCGATTTCGTGCGCGGCCTGATTTCCGGTGGCGACGTGACGACATGCCACGATGTTTCCGACGGCGGCCTGCTCGTGGCCCTGACCGAAATGGCCCTGGCATCGGGCATCGGTCTCGACGCCAACAGCCCGGACGGCGCGCCCGCCGCCCATGCCTTCTGGTTCGGCGAGGATCAGGCGCGTTATCTCATCGCGGTCGACGGTGACGGCTCCGATATCGTCAAAAAGGCCGGGCAAGCGGGAATTTCGGCCGTCATCCTCGGTGTGACGGGCGGCAGGACATTGACAGTGGACGCCGGCCCGCCCATATCGCTGGCAACCATTCGCGACAGACACGAGGGTTGGCTGCCGGCCTACATGGCAGGCGGCTCCTGA
- the grxD gene encoding Grx4 family monothiol glutaredoxin, producing the protein MTLDDGTRQRIDKELQGNDVVLFMKGTPVFPMCGFSAASVQILSHLGTRFKGINVLDDPAIRDGIKAYSDWPTIPQLYVKGEFVGGCDIMKEMYTSGELSEYLENQGIAPNPAT; encoded by the coding sequence ATGACGCTCGATGACGGCACCAGGCAGCGTATCGATAAGGAACTTCAGGGCAACGATGTCGTCCTCTTCATGAAGGGCACGCCCGTCTTCCCGATGTGCGGCTTCTCGGCGGCTTCGGTCCAGATCCTGAGCCACCTGGGCACCCGCTTCAAGGGCATCAACGTGCTCGACGATCCGGCGATCCGCGATGGCATCAAGGCCTACAGCGACTGGCCGACCATTCCCCAGCTCTACGTGAAGGGCGAGTTTGTGGGCGGCTGCGACATCATGAAAGAGATGTACACATCCGGCGAACTCTCCGAGTACCTCGAAAACCAGGGCATCGCCCCCAACCCCGCAACCTGA
- the purQ gene encoding phosphoribosylformylglycinamidine synthase I, with protein MKAAIVLFPGTNRDTDMKDALARAGAATETVWHGDTGVPDCDLIVLPGGFSHGDYLRCGAMAAHSPVMKDIVAKARAGTPTLGVCNGFQTLIETGLLPGALLRNASLRFVCRDVHLRLENRHRPLTGRLAEGDVIRVPVAHGDGNYFAADEMLKRLEGDGRIAFRYVAGPGEPDERANPNGSTADIAGIVNRAGNVLGMMPHPEDATGPRQQSLDAVPLFHGIVEALS; from the coding sequence ATGAAAGCCGCCATCGTTCTGTTTCCCGGCACGAACCGCGACACCGACATGAAGGATGCGCTTGCGCGCGCCGGGGCCGCGACCGAAACGGTCTGGCATGGCGATACCGGCGTGCCCGATTGCGATCTGATCGTCCTGCCGGGCGGGTTCTCCCATGGCGACTACCTGCGCTGCGGGGCCATGGCAGCACATTCGCCGGTCATGAAGGACATCGTTGCGAAGGCCAGGGCAGGCACGCCGACCCTTGGCGTCTGCAACGGCTTTCAGACGCTGATCGAGACCGGGCTGCTGCCGGGCGCGCTGCTCAGGAACGCCAGCCTGCGCTTCGTCTGCCGCGATGTGCACCTGCGGCTTGAGAACAGGCACCGCCCCCTGACCGGCAGGCTCGCCGAGGGCGATGTGATCCGCGTGCCCGTGGCCCATGGCGACGGCAACTATTTTGCCGCCGACGAGATGCTGAAGCGGCTCGAGGGCGACGGCCGTATCGCCTTCCGATACGTCGCCGGCCCCGGCGAACCGGACGAACGCGCCAACCCCAACGGCAGCACCGCCGACATCGCGGGCATCGTCAACCGGGCCGGCAACGTCCTCGGCATGATGCCCCACCCCGAGGACGCCACCGGCCCGCGCCAGCAGAGCCTTGATGCCGTCCCCCTGTTCCATGGCATCGTGGAGGCGCTCTCGTGA
- a CDS encoding HAD-IA family hydrolase, producing MARRLSDFTTLTFDCYGTLIDWESGIWDAMQPLIAASGRCDITRQDGLLAFAELESAQQAATPDMLYPELLRHVHRGLAKRFDLATTDDRDRVFGASVPHWPAFPDTADALRVLKRHFRLVILSNVHIDGFAASNRKLGVSFDAIVTAQDIGSYKPNPRNFEVMLERLANRGIGAGDILHTAQSLFHDHVPATGAGLARAWIDRRGLSDGGAWGATAIVEERPEVDFLFPTMAAMAAAVVAGN from the coding sequence ATGGCCAGGCGCCTGTCAGATTTCACCACACTCACGTTCGACTGCTACGGCACCCTGATCGATTGGGAAAGCGGCATCTGGGATGCCATGCAGCCGCTGATTGCCGCGTCGGGGCGCTGCGACATCACGCGGCAGGACGGCCTTCTGGCCTTTGCAGAGCTGGAGAGCGCGCAGCAGGCGGCAACGCCCGATATGCTCTATCCGGAGCTCCTGAGACATGTGCACCGTGGGCTGGCGAAGCGCTTCGATCTCGCGACGACCGACGACAGGGATAGGGTGTTCGGCGCGTCGGTGCCGCACTGGCCGGCCTTTCCGGACACTGCCGATGCGCTGCGCGTGCTGAAGAGACATTTCAGGCTTGTCATCCTGTCCAATGTCCACATCGACGGTTTCGCGGCCTCCAACCGCAAGCTGGGTGTCAGCTTCGATGCGATCGTCACGGCCCAGGATATTGGCAGCTACAAGCCGAACCCGCGCAATTTCGAGGTCATGCTCGAAAGATTGGCGAACCGGGGCATCGGTGCCGGTGACATCCTCCACACCGCACAGAGCCTGTTCCACGACCATGTGCCCGCCACCGGGGCGGGGCTTGCCAGGGCCTGGATCGACCGCCGGGGCCTGTCGGACGGTGGCGCATGGGGTGCAACGGCGATCGTGGAGGAGCGACCGGAGGTCGATTTCCTCTTCCCGACCATGGCTGCCATGGCCGCAGCCGTCGTGGCCGGGAACTGA
- a CDS encoding BolA family transcriptional regulator — translation MAMSAAEIKAMIREAFPDAAIEIEDLRGDGDHYAATVTSHAFEGKSRVQQHQAVYQALKGRMGGDLHALALTTRTPAPGTPSPRDSNLTRTNLTTPTGGHQT, via the coding sequence ATGGCAATGAGCGCGGCCGAGATCAAGGCCATGATCAGGGAAGCGTTCCCCGACGCCGCAATCGAGATCGAGGACCTGAGGGGCGACGGCGACCATTATGCCGCCACCGTCACGTCGCATGCCTTCGAGGGCAAGAGCCGGGTGCAGCAGCATCAGGCCGTCTATCAGGCGCTCAAGGGCAGGATGGGCGGCGATCTCCATGCCCTTGCGCTGACCACCAGAACACCGGCCCCCGGGACACCTTCCCCCCGGGACAGCAACCTGACCCGGACCAACCTCACGACGCCCACGGGAGGGCACCAGACATGA
- a CDS encoding type I restriction-modification system subunit M, producing the protein MTGQDREQLGREQLGKTLWAIADQLRGAMDADDFRDYMLAFLFLRFLSDNYEQAARKELRRGYPEPEANGAEGRPPFPSGPLSIWYNRNPDDVAAFEKQMRLKVHYVIGPDYLWDSIAHMAHTRDDELLNTLRQGFSHIEQESFGSAFSGLFSEINLESEKLGKTYEDRNAKLCTIVTRIAEGLEAFSGDSDTLGDAYEYLIGQFAAGSGKKAGEFYTPQRISDILSAIVMLDSQEPETDKRGRLDSVMDFACGSGSLLLNVRKRMGPNAIGRILGQEKNITTYNLARMNMLLHGVKDTEFEIHHGDTLTNDWAMLREMNPAKKPCFDAVIANPPFSYRWDPDEALGEDMRFRDYGLAPKSAADFAFLLHGFHYLKNDGVMAIILPHGVLFRGGAEAGIRKKLLEDGHIDTVIGLAPNLFYSTGIPVCILVLKKCRKSNDVLFINACEDFEKGKRQNHLSDAHIERIVETYRQRPDNIERYARRVGMDEIGRNDHNLNISRYVSTIEPEPDIDLSATHKELVGIERQIRESTARHNAFLEQLGLPPLPSSDEQ; encoded by the coding sequence ATGACAGGGCAAGACCGGGAACAGCTTGGCCGGGAACAGCTTGGCAAAACACTCTGGGCCATTGCCGACCAACTCCGCGGTGCGATGGACGCGGACGACTTCCGCGACTACATGCTGGCCTTCCTGTTCCTTCGCTTCCTCTCGGACAACTACGAACAGGCCGCAAGGAAGGAACTCCGCCGCGGCTACCCGGAACCCGAGGCAAACGGTGCCGAAGGACGGCCCCCCTTTCCATCTGGCCCCCTTTCCATCTGGTACAATCGGAACCCCGATGACGTGGCGGCGTTCGAGAAGCAGATGCGCCTCAAGGTGCATTACGTCATCGGCCCGGACTATCTCTGGGACAGCATCGCCCACATGGCCCACACCCGGGACGACGAACTGCTCAACACGCTCCGGCAGGGTTTCAGCCATATCGAGCAGGAATCGTTCGGGAGCGCGTTTTCCGGGCTGTTCTCGGAAATCAATCTCGAATCCGAAAAACTCGGCAAGACATATGAGGACCGGAACGCGAAGCTCTGCACGATCGTAACGAGGATAGCCGAGGGCCTTGAGGCGTTTTCCGGGGACAGCGATACACTCGGCGACGCCTACGAATACCTGATCGGCCAGTTTGCTGCCGGATCGGGCAAGAAGGCGGGCGAGTTCTATACGCCGCAACGCATATCGGACATCCTCTCGGCAATTGTCATGCTCGACAGCCAGGAACCGGAGACCGACAAGCGGGGCCGCCTCGACAGCGTCATGGACTTTGCCTGCGGTTCAGGCTCGCTTCTGCTGAATGTGCGCAAGCGCATGGGGCCGAACGCTATCGGCAGGATCCTCGGCCAGGAGAAGAACATCACCACATACAACCTGGCGCGCATGAACATGCTGCTGCACGGGGTGAAGGACACGGAATTCGAGATCCACCATGGCGACACGCTGACCAACGACTGGGCCATGCTGCGCGAGATGAACCCGGCGAAAAAACCCTGCTTCGACGCCGTGATTGCCAACCCGCCATTCAGCTACCGCTGGGACCCGGATGAGGCCCTGGGCGAGGACATGCGCTTCAGGGACTACGGTCTGGCCCCGAAATCGGCAGCGGATTTCGCCTTCCTGCTGCACGGGTTCCACTACCTGAAGAACGACGGTGTCATGGCAATCATCCTCCCCCATGGCGTGCTGTTTCGCGGCGGTGCCGAGGCCGGAATACGCAAGAAACTCCTTGAGGACGGACATATCGACACGGTGATCGGCCTTGCCCCGAACCTTTTCTACTCGACCGGTATCCCGGTCTGCATCCTCGTCCTGAAGAAATGCAGGAAATCGAACGATGTCCTGTTCATCAATGCATGTGAGGACTTCGAGAAGGGCAAGCGGCAGAACCACCTTTCCGACGCGCATATCGAGAGGATCGTCGAAACCTATCGACAGCGACCCGACAACATCGAGCGTTATGCCAGACGTGTCGGCATGGACGAGATCGGGCGCAACGACCACAACCTCAACATTTCGCGCTATGTCAGCACCATCGAGCCGGAACCCGACATCGATCTTTCCGCCACACACAAGGAACTGGTCGGGATCGAACGTCAGATCCGGGAATCGACGGCGAGGCACAATGCGTTTCTGGAACAACTGGGGCTGCCTCCACTCCCATCGTCGGACGAGCAGTAA